A part of Lacinutrix sp. 5H-3-7-4 genomic DNA contains:
- a CDS encoding DUF1569 domain-containing protein: MESIFNTQTVNSIFDRIEKLDKNTPAIWGKMDAAQMLNHCQAPINVMLQKKDYGLKSNWFMKLLIKKSLYSDKPYRKNLPTVPAFKVQTSKSFKTEKKELIELIQELYSQKSKNTWQPHPVFGHYTNEQWAMLQYKHLDHHLKQFGV; encoded by the coding sequence ATGGAATCTATTTTTAATACTCAAACTGTAAATTCAATTTTTGATAGAATTGAAAAATTAGACAAAAACACACCTGCTATTTGGGGTAAAATGGATGCAGCGCAAATGCTTAATCACTGTCAAGCTCCAATAAACGTCATGCTTCAAAAAAAAGATTATGGCCTTAAATCTAATTGGTTTATGAAGCTTTTAATAAAAAAATCACTGTATAGCGATAAACCATACCGAAAAAACCTACCAACGGTTCCTGCTTTTAAAGTTCAAACATCTAAAAGTTTTAAAACCGAAAAAAAAGAACTTATTGAGTTAATACAAGAACTTTACAGCCAAAAATCTAAAAACACATGGCAACCTCATCCCGTTTTTGGGCATTATACTAACGAGCAATGGGCAATGTTACAATACAAACATCTTGACCACCATTTAAAACAATTTGGAGTTTAA
- a CDS encoding FMN-binding negative transcriptional regulator: protein MNYPPQKHQDNNINNLITVIKTYPLATVISVKDNTPLISHLPLIYNSNGKLVGHIDIYNPQINLLKDNNEVTIIFSGPECYISPSIYTTTQLPTWNYIKVHVKGKVKAIESKAQLKNSLIEMTAFLEQPDHKYVLEPDNPRLDKNLDYIKMFEIEITNWEGKFKLSQDKKPKDIANARAQLIQANQESIKVFLDKVFA from the coding sequence ATGAATTATCCTCCACAAAAACATCAAGATAATAATATAAATAACCTAATTACGGTTATAAAAACCTATCCGTTAGCAACAGTAATTTCGGTTAAAGATAATACACCTTTAATTTCTCATTTACCATTAATTTATAATAGTAATGGTAAACTAGTTGGGCATATAGACATATACAATCCTCAAATAAATTTACTAAAAGACAATAACGAGGTTACTATTATTTTTTCTGGGCCAGAATGTTATATCTCACCAAGTATTTATACCACTACCCAATTACCAACCTGGAACTATATAAAAGTACATGTAAAAGGAAAAGTAAAAGCAATAGAGAGTAAAGCCCAGTTAAAAAACTCATTAATAGAAATGACTGCTTTTTTAGAGCAACCAGACCATAAATATGTTTTAGAGCCAGATAATCCTAGATTAGATAAAAACCTGGATTATATTAAAATGTTCGAAATTGAAATAACCAATTGGGAAGGAAAATTTAAGCTCTCGCAAGACAAAAAACCAAAAGATATTGCCAATGCAAGAGCTCAACTTATACAAGCTAACCAAGAAAGTATTAAAGTTTTTCTTGACAAGGTCTTTGCTTAA
- the gldC gene encoding gliding motility protein GldC: protein MANIKSQIQLNVELDENRVPEKLNWTAQDGGITNAEAKAMMLSVWDSAAQESLRIDLWTKDMPVDEMKVFFHQTLVAMSNTFNRATQDEKMTATMKDFCDYFAEKLELNKK from the coding sequence ATGGCTAATATAAAATCGCAAATACAATTAAATGTAGAATTAGATGAAAACCGTGTACCAGAAAAATTAAACTGGACGGCTCAAGATGGAGGTATTACAAATGCAGAAGCTAAAGCTATGATGTTGTCTGTATGGGATAGCGCTGCACAAGAATCTTTACGTATAGATTTATGGACTAAAGATATGCCTGTAGATGAAATGAAAGTGTTTTTTCACCAAACATTAGTAGCAATGAGTAATACGTTTAACCGTGCAACTCAAGACGAAAAAATGACAGCTACAATGAAGGATTTTTGTGATTATTTTGCTGAAAAATTAGAGTTAAATAAAAAATAA
- the gldB gene encoding gliding motility lipoprotein GldB, with product MNKCFFVLLLIFTVLSCGNDDKVESEIAKLPLDVSIERFDLAFANASPQDLPKLKQAFPFMFSSKYEDDFWVAQMQDTLQQEIQTETQKAFKSFTNETQDIVSLFKHLKYYFPEFNTPRVVTVASNVDYRNKVVVTDTIVVLPLANYLGDTHYFYQGIQDYIRKNLKAEQMVVDLAESYAKGFMFQQQRKTLLDELIYAGKQLYFKDMVIPFKTDAEKIGYSQEQIDWAKANEENIWRYFVDKELLFSTNSKLPSRFINDAPFSKFYLEEIDNESPGRIGQYIGWQIVRAYMENNNVTFKQMLTKSTKEIFDNAKFKPRR from the coding sequence ATGAATAAATGTTTTTTTGTCCTTTTGTTAATTTTTACTGTGCTTTCCTGCGGAAATGATGATAAAGTAGAATCTGAAATAGCAAAACTGCCGTTAGATGTCTCTATAGAACGTTTTGATTTGGCTTTTGCTAATGCATCACCGCAAGATTTACCAAAATTAAAGCAAGCGTTTCCGTTTATGTTTTCATCTAAATATGAAGACGATTTTTGGGTAGCACAAATGCAAGATACTTTACAACAGGAAATTCAAACCGAAACACAAAAAGCTTTTAAAAGTTTTACAAATGAAACTCAAGACATTGTTTCTCTCTTTAAACACTTAAAATATTATTTTCCAGAATTTAATACACCAAGAGTAGTAACTGTTGCATCTAATGTGGATTATAGAAATAAAGTTGTAGTTACAGATACTATTGTGGTTTTGCCTTTAGCTAATTATTTAGGTGATACGCATTACTTTTATCAAGGCATACAGGATTATATTAGAAAAAACCTAAAAGCAGAGCAAATGGTTGTAGATCTCGCCGAAAGCTATGCTAAAGGTTTTATGTTCCAGCAGCAACGTAAAACACTTTTAGACGAACTTATTTATGCAGGTAAGCAATTGTATTTTAAAGATATGGTTATTCCTTTTAAAACAGATGCAGAAAAAATAGGTTATTCTCAAGAACAAATAGATTGGGCAAAAGCAAATGAAGAAAATATATGGCGCTATTTTGTAGATAAAGAATTACTATTTAGCACCAATTCTAAACTACCATCACGCTTTATTAACGATGCGCCATTTTCTAAATTTTATTTAGAAGAAATAGATAACGAATCGCCTGGAAGAATAGGGCAGTATATAGGTTGGCAAATTGTAAGAGCTTACATGGAAAATAACAATGTAACCTTTAAACAAATGCTTACTAAAAGCACAAAAGAAATATTTGATAACGCAAAATTTAAACCACGTAGATAA
- the nadE gene encoding NAD(+) synthase, with protein sequence MQTEKVAKHIINWLKDYAVNAKVNGFVVGISGGIDSAVTSTLCAETGLDVLCIEMPIHQAASHVSRAQEHIKQLKERYPNVKDTRTDLTPVFEEFKTEVSLDGEQATVDMALANTRARLRMTTLYYHAGLLGLLVAGTGNKVEDFGVGFYTKYGDGGVDLSPIADLLKSEVYKIGEYLKVPASIMAAAPSDGLFGDSRSDEDQIGASYPELEWAMEKSENGMTEKDFSGREKEVFKIYKRFNNSNKHKMVAIPICEIPNNLK encoded by the coding sequence ATGCAAACAGAAAAAGTAGCAAAACATATAATTAATTGGTTAAAAGACTATGCTGTTAACGCAAAAGTTAATGGTTTTGTTGTAGGCATATCTGGCGGAATTGACTCTGCCGTTACGTCAACCTTATGTGCAGAAACAGGTTTAGATGTGCTTTGTATAGAAATGCCTATACATCAAGCTGCTAGTCATGTTTCTAGAGCTCAAGAGCATATTAAGCAATTAAAGGAAAGATATCCTAATGTAAAAGATACAAGAACAGATTTAACTCCTGTTTTTGAAGAATTTAAAACCGAAGTCTCTCTTGATGGCGAACAAGCCACTGTAGATATGGCTTTAGCTAACACGCGTGCACGTTTACGCATGACTACTTTATATTACCATGCCGGCCTTTTGGGCCTTTTAGTTGCTGGAACAGGAAATAAGGTTGAAGATTTTGGTGTTGGCTTTTATACTAAATATGGCGATGGTGGCGTTGACTTAAGTCCTATAGCAGATTTGCTTAAAAGCGAAGTATACAAAATAGGAGAATATTTAAAAGTTCCTGCATCTATTATGGCGGCAGCTCCTAGTGATGGATTATTTGGAGATAGCAGAAGTGATGAAGACCAAATTGGAGCCTCTTATCCAGAATTAGAATGGGCGATGGAAAAAAGTGAGAATGGTATGACAGAAAAAGACTTCAGCGGAAGAGAAAAAGAAGTTTTCAAAATCTACAAACGTTTCAATAACTCCAACAAACACAAGATGGTAGCAATACCAATTTGTGAAATTCCTAATAATTTAAAGTAA
- a CDS encoding response regulator transcription factor, with amino-acid sequence MVKLLVVDPYPIVSKGLELVFETTRDVSFIGTLSDGEAIFDFLKHNKVDVILCEIDLPKLNGITALRKIRKEYPDVRVIIFSTQPEEVYALNAIKLGAAGYLSKTTDIITIKDAIIKAYMGNTYLSEAMTKRLMQSKKSSEGQSFFKKLSNREIEVLKLLTSGKRNKEIAQELDINEKTVSTYRARLMKKLNVTNLVDLVNQAKQLAL; translated from the coding sequence ATGGTCAAGCTATTAGTAGTTGACCCATATCCTATTGTTAGTAAAGGTCTCGAACTTGTTTTTGAAACAACAAGAGATGTCTCCTTTATTGGTACACTTAGTGATGGTGAGGCAATTTTCGATTTTCTTAAGCACAACAAAGTAGACGTTATACTTTGTGAAATAGACCTGCCAAAACTTAATGGTATTACTGCACTTAGAAAAATTAGAAAAGAATATCCCGACGTTAGAGTTATTATTTTTAGTACACAACCTGAAGAAGTTTATGCATTAAATGCCATTAAGCTTGGTGCTGCAGGTTACCTTTCTAAAACCACAGATATTATTACCATAAAAGATGCTATTATAAAAGCATACATGGGAAATACATATTTAAGTGAAGCCATGACTAAGCGTTTAATGCAAAGTAAAAAAAGTAGCGAAGGACAATCGTTTTTTAAAAAATTATCAAATCGTGAAATTGAGGTTTTAAAACTATTAACCTCTGGTAAACGTAATAAAGAAATTGCGCAAGAGCTTGATATTAATGAGAAAACAGTAAGTACTTATAGAGCGCGATTAATGAAAAAACTAAACGTTACAAATCTTGTAGACTTAGTTAACCAAGCTAAGCAACTCGCTTTATAA
- the dnaG gene encoding DNA primase, protein MISKSTIDQVYETARLEEVIGDFVQLKKSGSSFKGLSPFSDERSPSFMVSPVKQIWKDFSSGKGGNVVAFLMEHEHFTYPEAIKYLAKKYNIEIEETEQSNEQKEAQNKRESLYLVSEFANNYFQDILHKTNQGKAIGLSYFKERGFTEETIKNFNLGYSPDEWSAFTDHAIKKGYKLEFLAETGLTIDKGDKQFDRFKGRVMFPIQSMSGRVLGFGGRILTSDKKAAKYLNSPESDIYHKSKVLYGIYHAKQSIAKEDNCYLVEGYTDVIQLHQTGVTNVVSSSGTALTSEQIRLINRLTKNITVLFDGDAAGMRASLRGIDLILEQGMNVRVCTFPEGEDPDSFAKTNTLDELKHYLNENAKDFIQFKASVLYEDSKNDPIKKADTIRDIMNSIAKIPDRIKKEVYIQECARIMDISEEVLFSTLAQIDKKDNQNATKQAPSAPKAFDVIKHQQPVKKVDVQYVLERKIIEVLLLYGNRTEDFEDLVLKENEEGELVLEPVVQQSKVFEKVFLDLQEDEMEFSNPQFKDLYYRIIETLNQNPDVATEHMINTVDAEIGNQITTILMEDERYELSDWERNNIFPKHKTDSVSQLVSETILSLRCHLIDQKVIGFQQQTMANINEVNISVLEEVKDYSGLKMLLSRKLNRVL, encoded by the coding sequence TTGATATCTAAATCTACCATAGACCAAGTATACGAAACCGCCAGACTAGAAGAAGTTATTGGCGATTTTGTGCAATTAAAAAAATCTGGTAGTAGCTTTAAAGGTTTAAGCCCATTTAGCGACGAGCGTTCGCCAAGTTTTATGGTATCTCCAGTTAAACAAATCTGGAAAGATTTTTCTAGTGGTAAAGGTGGTAATGTGGTCGCTTTTTTAATGGAGCATGAGCATTTTACCTATCCAGAAGCTATAAAGTATTTGGCTAAAAAATACAATATAGAAATTGAAGAAACAGAGCAATCTAACGAACAAAAAGAAGCGCAAAACAAACGTGAAAGTTTATACTTGGTAAGTGAGTTTGCAAATAATTATTTTCAAGATATCCTGCATAAAACCAACCAAGGTAAAGCCATTGGTTTAAGCTATTTTAAAGAACGTGGTTTTACAGAAGAAACTATTAAAAACTTTAATTTAGGGTATTCGCCAGACGAGTGGAGCGCATTTACAGACCATGCCATTAAAAAAGGCTATAAGCTAGAGTTTTTAGCAGAAACGGGATTAACTATAGACAAAGGCGATAAACAGTTTGATAGGTTTAAAGGTCGTGTTATGTTCCCTATACAAAGTATGAGTGGTCGTGTTTTGGGTTTTGGTGGTCGTATTTTAACTAGCGATAAAAAAGCAGCAAAATATTTAAACTCTCCAGAGAGTGATATTTACCATAAAAGTAAAGTGCTTTACGGTATTTACCATGCAAAACAAAGTATAGCAAAAGAAGATAACTGTTATTTAGTAGAAGGTTATACAGATGTTATACAACTACACCAAACGGGAGTTACAAATGTTGTATCGTCTTCTGGTACGGCTTTAACAAGCGAACAAATTAGACTTATAAACCGTTTAACTAAAAACATAACGGTACTTTTTGATGGTGATGCAGCTGGTATGCGTGCCTCGCTTCGTGGTATAGATTTAATACTTGAGCAAGGTATGAATGTTAGGGTTTGTACTTTTCCAGAAGGTGAAGATCCAGACAGTTTTGCTAAAACCAATACTTTAGATGAGTTAAAGCATTATTTAAACGAAAATGCTAAAGATTTTATACAGTTTAAAGCTTCGGTTTTATACGAAGACTCTAAAAACGACCCAATAAAAAAAGCCGATACTATTAGAGATATAATGAATAGTATTGCTAAAATTCCAGACCGTATTAAAAAGGAAGTGTACATACAAGAATGTGCACGTATTATGGATATTAGTGAAGAAGTGCTTTTTAGTACTTTGGCACAAATAGATAAAAAAGACAATCAAAATGCTACAAAACAAGCACCAAGCGCACCAAAAGCGTTTGATGTTATAAAACACCAGCAACCAGTTAAAAAAGTTGATGTACAGTATGTTTTAGAGCGAAAAATTATTGAAGTACTATTGCTTTATGGTAATAGAACCGAAGATTTTGAAGATTTAGTACTTAAAGAAAACGAAGAAGGCGAGCTGGTTTTAGAGCCAGTAGTACAGCAATCTAAAGTTTTTGAAAAGGTGTTTTTAGATTTGCAGGAAGATGAAATGGAGTTTTCAAACCCACAGTTTAAAGATTTATACTACCGTATTATAGAAACTTTAAACCAAAATCCAGATGTGGCTACAGAGCACATGATAAATACTGTAGATGCCGAAATAGGTAACCAGATTACAACTATTTTAATGGAAGATGAGCGTTACGAATTATCTGATTGGGAACGTAATAATATTTTTCCAAAGCATAAAACAGATAGTGTATCGCAATTGGTAAGTGAAACTATTTTAAGTTTAAGATGTCATTTAATAGACCAAAAGGTTATTGGGTTTCAACAGCAAACCATGGCTAATATAAACGAGGTAAATATTTCTGTTTTAGAAGAAGTAAAAGATTATTCTGGACTAAAAATGCTTTTATCCAGAAAGCTAAACCGTGTTTTATAA
- a CDS encoding peroxiredoxin-like family protein: MGKLKDKTDAKIAAGRAAKPEFMQGVDTIINKAKAFEEGKNAIKVGEKAPDFELPNANNNITSLATFLEKGPVVVTFYRGSWCPYCNLQLRALQDKLEVINNLGATLIAISPEVPDGSLSKNEINDMDFIVLSDQDAKVASQYGVAWQVPEFLMEHMKVDRGLDLKKINNGNANVLPIPGTFIIGSDGIVKWNYVNVDYRTRSEPDEIIEVLKNI; encoded by the coding sequence ATGGGAAAATTAAAAGATAAAACAGACGCTAAAATTGCAGCAGGTCGCGCGGCAAAACCTGAATTTATGCAAGGTGTTGATACAATTATAAATAAAGCAAAAGCTTTTGAAGAAGGTAAAAACGCTATTAAAGTTGGAGAAAAAGCACCAGATTTTGAGTTACCTAATGCTAATAATAATATAACATCTTTGGCTACTTTTTTAGAAAAAGGTCCTGTAGTTGTTACATTTTACAGAGGCAGTTGGTGCCCATATTGTAACTTACAACTTAGAGCTTTACAAGATAAACTAGAGGTTATAAATAATTTAGGCGCTACACTAATTGCCATAAGCCCAGAAGTTCCTGATGGATCTTTATCTAAAAATGAAATTAACGACATGGATTTTATTGTACTAAGCGATCAAGATGCTAAAGTAGCTTCGCAATATGGTGTTGCATGGCAAGTACCAGAATTTTTAATGGAACACATGAAAGTTGATAGAGGTCTAGATTTAAAGAAAATAAATAATGGTAATGCTAATGTATTACCAATTCCTGGCACATTTATTATAGGTAGTGATGGCATTGTAAAATGGAACTACGTTAATGTAGATTACAGAACACGATCTGAGCCCGACGAAATTATTGAGGTTTTAAAAAATATTTAA
- a CDS encoding RNA polymerase sigma factor: MKVIQLYKNEAKLIKKAIDNNREAQRVLYELHAPKMLSVCRYYIKDMQHAEEAMLNGFLKVFSNLKSFKSQGSFEGWIRRIMVRESISFLRKKKQIEFSSDTIESHNTTYDSSQTDLDVEHIQKLIDALPEGYKIVFVMYAIEGYKHKEIANMLGINEGTSKSQLFKARQLLQEQIKTINTSSYGTN; this comes from the coding sequence TTGAAAGTCATTCAACTCTACAAAAACGAAGCAAAGCTTATAAAAAAGGCAATCGATAATAATCGTGAAGCACAACGTGTGTTGTATGAGTTGCATGCGCCAAAAATGCTAAGTGTATGTCGTTATTATATAAAAGATATGCAACATGCTGAAGAAGCAATGTTAAATGGTTTTTTGAAAGTATTTTCTAATTTAAAAAGCTTTAAATCTCAAGGTAGTTTTGAAGGTTGGATTAGGCGTATTATGGTAAGAGAATCTATTTCTTTTTTAAGGAAAAAAAAGCAAATTGAATTTAGTTCAGATACTATAGAATCTCATAATACAACTTACGATTCCAGTCAAACAGATTTAGATGTAGAGCACATTCAAAAACTTATAGATGCATTGCCAGAAGGTTATAAAATAGTATTTGTAATGTATGCAATAGAAGGATACAAGCACAAAGAAATTGCAAATATGTTAGGCATAAACGAAGGCACATCAAAATCGCAATTATTTAAAGCGAGACAATTATTACAAGAGCAAATAAAAACCATTAATACATCGAGTTATGGCACCAATTAA
- a CDS encoding polyprenyl synthetase family protein: MKITEQIKQPIAFEMDLFEKKFRLAMSSKVALLNRITHYIVNRKGKQMRPMFVFLVAKMVSNGEVKERTYRGASVIELIHTATLVHDDVVDDSNKRRGFFSINALWKNKIAVLIGDYLLSKGLLLSIDNEDFDLLKIISVAVREMSEGELLQIEKARKLDITETIYYEIIRQKTATLIAACCSLGAASVKPNTLEVETMRKFGELIGMAFQIKDDLFDYGSKSIGKPVGIDIKEQKMTLPLIYVLNNSSKQDKRWLINSIKNHNKDKKRVDQVITFVKDNGGLDYAVKKMKAFQNEALDILKNFPESEYRASLELMVNYVIERKK, from the coding sequence TTGAAGATAACAGAACAAATAAAACAGCCTATAGCTTTCGAAATGGATCTTTTTGAAAAAAAGTTCCGTTTGGCGATGTCTTCAAAAGTGGCACTTTTAAACCGTATTACACATTATATTGTAAATAGAAAAGGAAAGCAAATGCGACCAATGTTTGTGTTTTTAGTCGCAAAAATGGTAAGTAATGGTGAGGTTAAAGAGCGCACATATCGTGGTGCATCAGTTATAGAGCTTATTCACACAGCAACTTTGGTTCATGATGATGTTGTAGATGATAGTAATAAACGTCGTGGTTTCTTTTCTATAAATGCACTTTGGAAAAATAAAATCGCTGTACTTATAGGTGATTATTTACTTTCTAAAGGTTTACTTTTATCTATAGATAATGAAGATTTCGATTTGCTTAAAATAATTTCTGTTGCAGTTAGAGAAATGAGTGAAGGCGAATTACTTCAAATAGAAAAAGCCCGAAAACTTGATATCACAGAAACTATTTATTACGAAATTATTAGGCAAAAAACAGCGACACTAATTGCAGCATGTTGTAGTTTAGGTGCGGCATCTGTAAAACCAAATACTCTAGAGGTTGAAACTATGAGGAAGTTTGGTGAGTTAATAGGTATGGCTTTTCAAATTAAAGATGATTTGTTTGATTATGGTTCTAAAAGTATTGGTAAACCTGTAGGTATAGATATTAAAGAACAAAAAATGACTTTACCTTTAATATATGTATTAAACAACAGTTCAAAACAAGATAAACGCTGGTTAATTAATTCAATTAAAAACCACAATAAAGATAAAAAGCGAGTTGATCAAGTTATTACCTTTGTTAAAGATAATGGTGGACTTGATTATGCTGTAAAAAAAATGAAAGCTTTTCAAAATGAAGCACTCGATATATTAAAAAACTTTCCTGAATCTGAGTATCGAGCATCATTAGAACTCATGGTAAATTACGTTATAGAACGAAAAAAATAA
- a CDS encoding T9SS type A sorting domain-containing protein codes for MKKITLLFLLLLTITFSNAQETISFEAPTYSLGDIYGQNGWVTTGDGAGGFITNQVVSDEQASDGSYSVKIVPEAAFGGQQNPIVGAFYDYATPVSYVDAVFSADLYLDTFDSSTTSDFIFGFVNLTDGAFVTYVRFTYTGDISILADDGTGTSTIILDDTLVDWTPLTWFNLRVEFTTGGGIEVFIDDTSIYTGLVATPNTDIEQFRFSHDNYGGFAHMDNFRTNDEALSVDEFALNSFSHFYDNDTKELKLNSPQNNLNNLEIYDVLGKLVVNNKISGNENTTELSTLNDGVYLAKVITEKGTKTFKFIKS; via the coding sequence ATGAAAAAAATTACTCTTTTATTTTTATTACTGCTAACGATTACGTTTAGTAACGCTCAAGAAACAATTTCGTTTGAAGCACCAACCTATTCTCTTGGAGATATATACGGCCAAAACGGCTGGGTCACTACTGGCGATGGTGCTGGTGGATTTATTACTAACCAAGTTGTTAGTGACGAGCAAGCATCAGACGGATCATACTCTGTTAAAATTGTACCTGAAGCTGCTTTTGGAGGTCAACAAAATCCAATTGTAGGTGCTTTTTATGATTATGCCACTCCGGTATCTTATGTTGATGCTGTTTTTTCTGCAGATTTATATTTAGATACATTTGATTCTTCTACAACTTCAGATTTTATTTTTGGATTTGTAAATTTAACTGATGGTGCATTTGTTACTTATGTAAGGTTTACTTACACTGGAGATATAAGTATTTTAGCAGATGATGGTACTGGTACAAGTACTATAATTCTAGACGATACTTTAGTAGATTGGACACCATTAACTTGGTTTAATTTACGTGTAGAATTCACTACTGGTGGAGGTATTGAAGTATTTATTGATGACACTTCAATATATACAGGATTGGTTGCTACACCAAATACAGATATTGAACAATTTAGATTTTCTCATGATAACTATGGTGGTTTTGCACACATGGATAATTTTAGAACTAATGATGAAGCACTATCGGTTGATGAATTTGCATTAAATTCTTTTTCTCATTTTTACGATAATGATACTAAAGAATTAAAATTAAATTCGCCACAAAACAACTTAAACAACTTAGAGATTTATGATGTTTTAGGAAAGCTTGTTGTAAACAATAAAATTAGTGGAAACGAAAACACTACAGAATTATCGACGTTAAATGATGGTGTATACTTAGCTAAAGTAATTACCGAAAAAGGTACTAAAACTTTTAAATTTATAAAAAGTTAA
- the rlmN gene encoding 23S rRNA (adenine(2503)-C(2))-methyltransferase RlmN: protein MADKKKDIRALSKEQLREFFVKEGDKAFRGNQVYEWLWGKGAHTFEDMTNISKETRQMLQDNFVINHISVDTMQRSSDGTVKNAVKLHDGLIVESVLIPTETRTTACVSSQVGCSLDCKFCATSRLKRMRNLNPDEIYDQVVAIDKESKLYFNRPLSNIVFMGMGEPLMNYNNVIKAIDKITSPEGLGMSPKRIVVSTSGVPKMIKKMADDAVKFNLAVSLHSAIDEVRTEIMPFNKTFPLNDLKEALEYWYEKTQRKITYEYVVWDGINDRREDINALVKFCKYVPCKINIIEYNPIDDGQFQQASSKAIDNYIQALESNNIVVNVRRSRGKDIDAACGQLANKS, encoded by the coding sequence ATGGCAGATAAAAAAAAGGACATAAGAGCATTATCAAAAGAGCAACTGCGCGAATTTTTTGTAAAAGAAGGAGATAAAGCCTTTAGAGGCAATCAAGTGTACGAGTGGCTTTGGGGAAAAGGCGCTCATACTTTTGAAGATATGACAAATATCTCTAAAGAAACGCGCCAAATGCTTCAGGATAACTTTGTAATAAACCACATAAGTGTAGATACCATGCAACGTAGTAGTGATGGTACAGTAAAAAATGCTGTAAAATTACACGATGGTTTAATTGTAGAGTCGGTATTAATACCAACCGAAACTAGAACCACAGCATGCGTATCTAGCCAAGTTGGGTGTAGTTTAGATTGTAAGTTTTGTGCAACATCACGCTTAAAACGTATGCGTAATTTAAATCCAGATGAAATATACGACCAAGTAGTTGCTATAGATAAAGAAAGTAAATTATATTTTAATAGACCTTTAAGTAATATTGTGTTTATGGGTATGGGAGAACCACTCATGAATTATAATAATGTTATTAAAGCTATAGATAAAATTACTTCTCCAGAAGGATTAGGTATGTCTCCAAAGCGTATTGTAGTATCAACATCTGGAGTGCCAAAAATGATAAAAAAAATGGCAGATGATGCTGTTAAATTTAATCTTGCAGTATCATTACATTCTGCAATAGATGAGGTGAGAACAGAAATTATGCCTTTCAATAAAACCTTTCCGCTTAACGATTTAAAAGAAGCGTTAGAATATTGGTATGAGAAAACACAACGTAAAATTACTTACGAATATGTTGTTTGGGATGGTATAAACGATAGAAGAGAAGATATTAATGCCTTGGTGAAATTCTGTAAGTATGTGCCATGTAAAATAAACATTATAGAATATAACCCTATAGACGATGGACAATTTCAACAAGCGTCAAGTAAAGCAATAGATAACTATATACAAGCTTTAGAAAGTAATAATATTGTAGTTAATGTTAGACGCAGTCGCGGTAAAGATATCGATGCAGCTTGCGGGCAATTAGCAAATAAATCATAA